In one Halorhodospira halophila genomic region, the following are encoded:
- the secA gene encoding preprotein translocase subunit SecA yields the protein MFSAIAKRVFGTRNDRALKRLRKRIEAINAHEPELQKLSDEQLQARTEAFKARLAQGETLDDLLEEAFAVVREASRRVLGLRHFDVQLLGGMVLHDGNISEMKTGEGKTLVATLPVYLNALTGRGVHVVTVNDYLARRDAEWMGRLYRFLGMEVGVVVPRQPREEKIAAYQADITYGTNNEFGFDYLRDNMAFRKEDKVQRDLYYALVDEVDSILIDEARTPLIISGPAEQAGELYEAMSRLVPRLEAQKPEERPEETPELGPGDYYVDEKARQVYLTEGGHDRAEELLREEGLIGENDSLYDARNINVVHHLNAALRAHTLYERDVHYLIRDNQVVIVDEFTGRAMPGRRWSEGLHQAVEAKEGLPVQAENQTLASITFQNYFRLYDKLAGMTGTADTEAFEFQHIYSLEVLSIPTHRPMVRADHHDLVYRTADEKYEAIIADIKDCVQRDQPVLVGTTSIEASERLSKALKEAGVEHNVLNAKHNESEAQIIADAGRPGAVTIATNMAGRGTDIVLGGNLDQELAELGDDPDPAEVERRKAEWQDRHDRVVNAGGLHVIGTERHESRRIDNQLRGRSGRQGDPGSSRFYLSLEDSLLRIFASERMSGMLQKLGMEHGEAIESGMVSRVIENAQRKVEAHNFDMRKHLLEFDDVANDQRKVVYEQRNELLEADDVSETVDAIRQDVVDKVISEYIPPGSIDEQWDVAGLERTLKEEFGQELPVQRWLDEDDSLHEETLRERIQSEIEKAYRAKEAEAGASVVRHFEKAVMLQVLDKHWKEHLAAMDYLRQGVGLRGYAQRNPKQEFKKDAFAMFQEMLEGLKRDAVGVLLRVQVRAEEDVEAVEEQRRQEAERMQMRHAAPASAAAGAVTAAGGSASAAEGEGARGGDGRQQAAGGRGQETVAREGPKVGRNESCPCGSGKKYKHCCGKL from the coding sequence ATGTTTTCAGCCATCGCCAAACGCGTCTTCGGAACCCGTAACGATCGTGCGCTGAAGCGTCTGCGCAAGCGGATCGAGGCCATCAACGCGCACGAGCCGGAGCTGCAGAAGCTATCCGACGAGCAGCTTCAGGCAAGGACCGAGGCGTTCAAGGCGCGGCTCGCGCAGGGCGAGACCCTGGACGATCTCCTCGAGGAGGCGTTTGCCGTCGTGCGCGAGGCCTCGCGCCGGGTGCTGGGCCTGCGCCACTTCGATGTTCAGCTGCTCGGCGGCATGGTCCTGCACGACGGCAACATCTCGGAGATGAAAACGGGCGAGGGCAAGACCCTCGTCGCCACGTTGCCGGTCTACCTCAACGCCCTGACCGGTCGCGGCGTCCACGTGGTGACTGTCAACGACTACCTGGCCCGCCGTGACGCCGAGTGGATGGGCCGGCTCTACCGGTTCCTCGGCATGGAGGTGGGCGTGGTGGTGCCGCGCCAGCCCCGCGAGGAGAAGATCGCCGCCTACCAGGCCGATATCACGTACGGCACCAACAACGAGTTCGGCTTCGACTACCTGCGCGACAACATGGCCTTCCGCAAGGAGGACAAGGTCCAGCGGGATCTCTACTACGCGCTGGTCGACGAGGTCGATTCCATCCTCATCGACGAGGCCCGCACGCCGCTGATCATCTCCGGCCCGGCGGAGCAGGCCGGCGAGCTCTACGAGGCGATGTCCCGGCTGGTGCCGCGCCTGGAGGCGCAGAAGCCCGAGGAGCGCCCCGAGGAGACCCCGGAGCTGGGACCGGGTGACTACTACGTAGATGAGAAGGCCCGCCAGGTGTATCTCACCGAAGGGGGCCATGACCGGGCCGAGGAGCTGCTGCGCGAGGAGGGGCTCATCGGCGAGAACGACTCGCTCTACGATGCGCGCAACATCAACGTGGTCCACCATCTCAATGCGGCGCTGCGGGCCCATACCCTCTACGAGCGCGACGTCCACTACCTGATCCGTGACAACCAGGTGGTCATCGTCGACGAGTTCACCGGGCGCGCCATGCCCGGCCGGCGCTGGTCCGAGGGTCTGCACCAGGCAGTGGAGGCCAAGGAGGGCCTGCCCGTCCAGGCCGAGAACCAGACCCTGGCGTCGATCACTTTCCAGAATTACTTCCGGCTCTACGACAAGCTGGCTGGTATGACCGGCACGGCGGATACCGAGGCCTTCGAGTTCCAGCATATTTACAGCCTGGAGGTGCTCTCCATCCCCACCCACCGGCCGATGGTCCGCGCCGATCATCACGACCTGGTCTACCGCACCGCCGACGAGAAGTACGAGGCGATCATTGCGGACATCAAGGACTGCGTGCAGCGCGACCAGCCCGTGCTCGTGGGCACCACCTCCATCGAGGCCTCGGAGCGCCTGTCCAAGGCGCTCAAGGAGGCCGGCGTGGAGCACAACGTGCTCAACGCCAAGCACAACGAGAGCGAGGCGCAGATCATCGCCGACGCCGGCCGGCCGGGTGCGGTGACCATCGCCACCAACATGGCCGGTCGCGGCACGGACATCGTCCTCGGCGGCAACCTGGACCAAGAGCTGGCCGAGCTCGGCGATGACCCCGACCCGGCCGAGGTGGAGCGGCGCAAGGCCGAGTGGCAGGACCGCCACGACCGGGTGGTGAATGCCGGTGGTCTGCACGTGATCGGTACCGAGCGCCACGAATCCCGCCGCATCGACAACCAGCTGCGTGGGCGCTCCGGGCGTCAGGGCGATCCGGGGTCGTCGCGCTTCTACCTGTCGCTGGAGGATTCGCTGCTGCGCATCTTCGCCTCGGAGCGCATGTCCGGCATGCTCCAGAAGCTTGGCATGGAGCACGGCGAGGCCATCGAGTCGGGCATGGTCTCGCGGGTGATCGAGAACGCCCAGCGCAAGGTCGAGGCGCACAACTTCGACATGCGCAAGCACCTGCTGGAGTTCGACGACGTCGCCAACGACCAGCGCAAGGTGGTCTACGAGCAGCGCAACGAGCTGCTCGAGGCCGATGACGTCTCCGAGACGGTGGACGCCATCCGCCAGGACGTGGTCGACAAGGTGATCTCCGAGTACATCCCGCCGGGGTCCATCGACGAGCAATGGGACGTCGCCGGGCTGGAGCGTACCCTCAAGGAGGAGTTCGGCCAGGAACTGCCCGTCCAGCGCTGGCTCGACGAGGACGACAGCCTCCACGAGGAGACCCTGCGCGAGCGCATCCAGTCCGAGATCGAGAAGGCCTACCGGGCCAAGGAGGCCGAGGCGGGTGCCAGCGTCGTGCGCCACTTCGAGAAGGCGGTGATGCTCCAGGTTCTGGACAAGCACTGGAAGGAGCACCTGGCCGCCATGGACTACCTGCGCCAGGGGGTGGGGCTGCGCGGCTATGCCCAGCGCAACCCGAAGCAGGAGTTCAAGAAGGACGCCTTCGCCATGTTCCAGGAGATGCTCGAGGGCCTGAAACGCGACGCCGTCGGCGTGCTGCTGCGCGTCCAGGTCCGCGCCGAGGAGGACGTGGAGGCCGTCGAGGAGCAGCGCCGGCAGGAGGCGGAGCGAATGCAGATGCGCCATGCCGCGCCGGCCTCCGCCGCCGCAGGCGCCGTGACTGCCGCCGGGGGGAGCGCCTCGGCGGCCGAGGGCGAGGGCGCGCGCGGCGGCGATGGCCGGCAGCAGGCCGCCGGGGGGCGGGGGCAGGAGACCGTGGCCCGCGAGGGCCCCAAGGTCGGGCGCAACGAGTCCTGCCCCTGTGGCTCCGGCAAGAAGTACAAGCACTGCTGCGGGAAGCTCTGA
- a CDS encoding DciA family protein, translating to MSDPKRFNPARPPRREGKLHRIAPRLAQRPGPLRAVIDHARGLERLGRRLQRNLPPETQGHWRLARLDEEEMVLIADGSGWGTRLRYLSRQLQDAAEAISGQRPRRVTVRVAPASSAPRKLQGPGPLSEQAANTLRRAAATSSDPALREALERLASRRRDED from the coding sequence ATGAGCGACCCGAAACGCTTCAACCCGGCCCGCCCTCCGCGCCGTGAGGGCAAACTGCACCGGATCGCGCCGCGCCTGGCACAGCGCCCCGGGCCGTTGCGCGCCGTCATCGACCACGCCCGTGGGCTGGAGCGGCTCGGGCGGCGGCTGCAGCGGAACCTGCCGCCGGAGACGCAGGGCCACTGGCGCCTAGCCCGACTGGATGAGGAGGAGATGGTCTTGATCGCCGACGGCAGCGGCTGGGGAACGCGGCTTCGTTACCTGTCGCGCCAGCTCCAGGACGCCGCCGAGGCGATCTCCGGGCAGCGGCCGCGGCGGGTGACCGTGCGCGTCGCCCCGGCCTCGTCGGCCCCGCGCAAGCTCCAGGGACCCGGGCCGCTCAGCGAGCAGGCCGCCAACACCCTGCGCCGGGCCGCCGCCACCAGCAGCGACCCGGCGCTGCGCGAGGCCCTGGAACGGCTCGCCTCACGGCGGCGCGACGAGGACTAG
- the mnhG gene encoding monovalent cation/H(+) antiporter subunit G has protein sequence MTDFLQELIASVLLLLGGGLMLIAAVGLYRLPDLLTRMHATTKAGALGAALIIAGVAVHFADASVTARAVAIIVFIVLTAPVAAHVIGRAGYFVGVPLWDGTIKDELRHHYDPETHVLRSGLEDRDEH, from the coding sequence ATGACTGATTTCCTGCAGGAGCTGATCGCCTCGGTCCTGTTGTTGCTCGGCGGCGGGTTGATGCTCATCGCTGCGGTGGGCCTGTACCGCCTGCCGGATCTGCTCACCCGGATGCACGCCACGACCAAGGCCGGCGCCCTGGGGGCGGCGCTGATCATCGCCGGGGTGGCGGTGCACTTCGCCGACGCCTCGGTGACGGCACGGGCGGTGGCGATCATCGTCTTCATCGTGCTCACCGCCCCGGTGGCCGCCCACGTCATCGGCCGGGCCGGCTACTTCGTCGGTGTGCCGCTGTGGGACGGGACGATCAAGGATGAACTGCGCCACCACTACGACCCCGAGACCCACGTCCTGCGCAGTGGGCTCGAGGATCGGGACGAGCACTAG
- a CDS encoding monovalent cation/H+ antiporter complex subunit F, whose protein sequence is MLGIAATLVFAMLSASLVLAFVRLAKGPMLPNRVVALELIASILVGFIGVYAIHTGVDHFIDVAIVLALLAFMAAVGFARYLEKGGPRDD, encoded by the coding sequence ATGCTCGGGATTGCCGCAACCCTCGTCTTTGCCATGCTCTCGGCGTCGCTGGTGCTGGCCTTCGTGCGCCTGGCCAAGGGACCGATGCTGCCCAATCGGGTCGTGGCGCTGGAGCTGATCGCCTCGATCCTGGTCGGGTTCATCGGCGTCTACGCCATCCACACCGGTGTTGACCACTTCATCGACGTGGCCATCGTCTTGGCCCTGCTCGCCTTCATGGCCGCGGTGGGGTTCGCCCGGTATCTGGAGAAAGGGGGGCCGCGGGATGACTGA
- a CDS encoding Na+/H+ antiporter subunit E → MIPFAWNVVLAMVWVVLTANFSAVNALFGFLLGYGAIAVMQNQLPAFAGYGQRVPRFIRFVFFYIWELIKANARVAYDVVTPEWGMRPGVIGVPLEARTDGEITVVANLISLTPGTLSLDVSTDRRVLYIHAMYIEDEEALLDEVKELERRVLEVMR, encoded by the coding sequence GTGATCCCATTCGCCTGGAACGTCGTCCTGGCCATGGTCTGGGTGGTGCTGACCGCCAACTTCAGTGCGGTCAATGCCCTGTTCGGCTTCCTGCTCGGCTATGGCGCCATCGCCGTGATGCAGAACCAGCTGCCGGCGTTCGCCGGCTACGGCCAGCGGGTGCCGCGGTTCATCCGTTTCGTGTTCTTTTACATCTGGGAGCTGATCAAGGCCAACGCCCGGGTCGCCTACGATGTGGTCACGCCGGAGTGGGGCATGCGGCCGGGGGTGATCGGTGTCCCGCTGGAGGCTCGCACGGACGGCGAGATTACGGTGGTTGCCAACCTGATCAGCCTGACCCCGGGGACGCTGTCGCTGGACGTCTCCACCGACCGGCGGGTGCTCTACATCCACGCCATGTACATCGAGGATGAGGAGGCGCTGCTGGATGAGGTCAAGGAGCTGGAGCGCCGGGTGCTGGAGGTGATGCGCTGA
- a CDS encoding Na+/H+ antiporter subunit D has protein sequence MSLQVAIPVLLPLLLGAVSLAVHRHLTVQRWLGVLGTGALLASTLWLLHTVWHEGVVVMHMGDWKAPFGITLVADLLGAIMAVLTGIMGFATAVYSTATTPRGHEHYGHWPLLHLLLAGVAGAFLTGDVFNLYVWFEVMLVASFALLILGGERAQMEGAIKYVTLNLLSSMIFLSAVGITYGLVGTLNMADMAVKLAEVDQPGLVTVLAAMYMVSFGIKAGAFPLFFWLPASYHTPPIAISALFAGLLTKVGVYALYRVFTLIFTQEVAYTHEILLWAAGFTMITGVLGAAYHYEVRRILSFHIISQIGYMIMGLALFTPLALIGGVFYIAHHIIVKTNLFLVAGVAYRMLGSYELRDLGGLYKHRPFLGLLFAVPALSLAGLPPLSGFIAKLIVIWAGVEQASWGIVFVALLTGLLTLYSMTKIWQEAFWHGVPEHVQDTSVLTGERRDPGLWAMYLPIAGLALLTLFIGLYAQPLYELAEASAKQLLDPQVYIDAVLEEGAQ, from the coding sequence GTGAGTCTGCAAGTCGCCATACCGGTACTGCTGCCCCTGCTGCTGGGCGCCGTCTCGCTGGCGGTCCACCGCCACCTGACCGTGCAGCGCTGGCTGGGGGTGCTCGGCACCGGCGCGCTGCTGGCCAGCACCCTGTGGCTGCTGCACACGGTCTGGCACGAGGGCGTGGTGGTGATGCACATGGGCGACTGGAAGGCGCCCTTCGGCATCACCCTAGTCGCCGACCTGTTGGGCGCCATCATGGCGGTGCTCACCGGCATCATGGGCTTCGCCACCGCCGTGTACTCTACGGCCACCACGCCGCGCGGGCACGAGCACTACGGCCACTGGCCGCTGCTGCACCTGCTGCTCGCCGGTGTGGCCGGCGCCTTCCTGACCGGCGACGTCTTCAACCTCTACGTCTGGTTCGAGGTGATGCTCGTCGCCTCGTTCGCGCTGCTGATCCTCGGCGGCGAGCGGGCGCAGATGGAGGGGGCGATCAAGTACGTCACCCTCAACCTGCTCTCGTCGATGATCTTCCTCTCGGCGGTGGGCATTACCTACGGCCTGGTCGGCACCCTGAACATGGCCGACATGGCGGTGAAGCTCGCCGAGGTGGATCAGCCCGGGCTGGTCACCGTGCTGGCGGCCATGTACATGGTCTCCTTCGGCATCAAGGCCGGTGCCTTCCCGCTCTTCTTCTGGCTGCCGGCGAGTTACCACACCCCGCCGATCGCCATTTCGGCGCTGTTCGCCGGCCTGCTGACCAAGGTCGGTGTCTACGCCCTGTACCGGGTGTTTACGCTGATCTTCACGCAGGAGGTCGCCTACACCCACGAGATCCTGCTTTGGGCGGCCGGCTTCACGATGATCACCGGCGTGCTGGGTGCCGCGTACCACTACGAGGTGCGCCGCATCCTCTCGTTCCACATCATCAGCCAGATCGGCTACATGATCATGGGCCTGGCGCTGTTCACGCCGTTGGCCCTGATCGGCGGTGTCTTCTACATCGCGCACCACATCATCGTGAAGACCAACCTCTTCCTGGTCGCCGGCGTGGCCTACCGGATGCTGGGCAGCTACGAGCTGCGCGACCTGGGCGGGCTCTACAAGCACCGGCCGTTCCTGGGGCTGCTCTTCGCCGTGCCGGCGCTGTCGCTGGCCGGCCTGCCGCCGCTGTCCGGGTTCATCGCCAAGCTGATCGTCATCTGGGCCGGCGTCGAGCAGGCTTCCTGGGGGATCGTCTTTGTGGCCCTGCTCACCGGCCTGCTGACCCTCTACTCGATGACCAAGATCTGGCAGGAGGCGTTCTGGCACGGGGTGCCCGAGCATGTGCAGGACACCTCGGTGCTCACCGGCGAGCGGCGCGACCCGGGCCTGTGGGCCATGTATCTGCCGATCGCTGGGCTGGCGCTGCTGACCCTGTTCATCGGTCTTTACGCGCAGCCGCTCTACGAGCTGGCCGAGGCCTCCGCCAAGCAGCTGCTTGATCCGCAGGTCTACATCGACGCCGTGCTGGAGGAGGGTGCGCAGTGA
- a CDS encoding Na+/H+ antiporter subunit C codes for MEPLMAVLVGIMFAAAIYMMLRRSIVKLVIGLILLSNAANLLFFTAAGMTRGAPPLIPEGADGPVGAVGDPLPMALILTAIVIAFGVLAFALVLINKAYQVVQADDLDQMKDTDT; via the coding sequence ATGGAACCGTTAATGGCCGTCCTGGTGGGCATCATGTTCGCCGCCGCCATCTACATGATGCTGCGCCGTTCCATCGTCAAGCTGGTCATCGGCCTGATCCTGCTCTCCAACGCGGCGAACCTGCTGTTCTTCACCGCCGCGGGGATGACGCGGGGAGCGCCGCCGCTGATCCCCGAGGGCGCCGACGGGCCGGTGGGCGCGGTGGGTGATCCGCTGCCCATGGCCCTCATCCTGACCGCCATCGTGATCGCCTTCGGCGTGCTGGCCTTTGCGCTGGTGCTGATCAACAAGGCGTATCAGGTGGTGCAGGCCGACGATCTGGATCAGATGAAGGATACGGACACGTGA
- a CDS encoding Na+/H+ antiporter subunit B, with product MQPGSLILSTMARLLLPLQLLFSIFMLLRGHDLPGGGFIAGLVASSAFILYLFAFGVPATQQVLRVDARTIAGVGLVIGTLAAVPPIFIGEPFFKALWWYPEIPLIGEVSINTPLIFDVGVYLTVLGSVLAIVVSLAEAEE from the coding sequence ATCCAGCCCGGGTCCCTGATCCTCTCGACGATGGCGCGGCTGTTGCTGCCGCTGCAGCTGCTGTTCTCCATCTTCATGCTGCTGCGCGGTCACGACCTGCCCGGCGGCGGTTTCATCGCCGGGCTGGTGGCCTCCTCGGCGTTCATCCTCTACCTGTTCGCCTTCGGCGTGCCGGCCACGCAGCAGGTGCTGCGGGTGGATGCACGGACCATCGCCGGGGTCGGCCTGGTCATCGGCACCCTCGCCGCCGTACCGCCGATCTTCATCGGCGAGCCCTTCTTCAAGGCGCTGTGGTGGTATCCGGAGATCCCGCTGATCGGGGAGGTGAGCATCAACACGCCGCTGATCTTCGACGTCGGGGTCTACCTCACCGTGCTCGGCTCGGTGCTGGCCATCGTGGTGAGCCTGGCGGAGGCGGAGGAGTAA
- a CDS encoding putative monovalent cation/H+ antiporter subunit A: protein MLAAVLSGFVLAALVPWLQPVLGRRAGWAFAALPAVLTLYFATFLPQIVGGETVWMEYTWVPGLDVNLSFYVDGLSLLFALLISGIGTFVLLYASDYLDGDERQPRFYVHILAFMASMLGLVLSDNLITLFIFWELTSITSYMLIGYDNEDAKARRYALQGLLVTVGGGLALLAGFIMLGIVGDTYTISELLKQGDVIREHEWYVPLTLLILLGAFTKSAQVPFHFWLPRAMAAPTPVSAYLHSATMVKAGVFLLAKLHPALGDTTLWMTLLPLVGAITMFTGAYFAVRSTGIKGVLANSTVMALGTLTMLAGIGTEGAMIAFGAFLLAHSLYKGALFLVAGALDHETGTKDVLKMGGLRHAMPKTAVLAAVSALSLAGIPPLFGFLGKELMLESVLAAPYLSAVLALLALGTAVLVVIVAGIVVIRPFFGERTETPKEPHEAPPGMLAGPAVLGVLSLLFGVFPFIPEGLIGAVASSLAGEQISVSLSLWHGVNLPLVMSLFAIAAGAFLFTRWDQVREAMARYDWLYERGPEAGYFRTLDALVWSADWQTRVLQNGYLRHYITTTVLTTVLLVGYTLATRYDGGFGAGLEVYFYEWIIAGVLIASVLFACVTNSRLGAVASLGVMGFTVALIFILFSAPDLGITQILVETLTVILLVLVLFRLPGFMNFSAPQQRVRDGVVAAVMGVLVTSLLLITIDVQFAEPISAYHLDESVPLAHGRNVVNVILVDYRALDTLGEIFVVALAAIGVYAMVKYRVTGESSPAEKEDNQ from the coding sequence ATGCTTGCTGCAGTACTTTCCGGATTCGTGCTCGCCGCCCTCGTGCCGTGGCTGCAGCCCGTCCTGGGCCGCCGCGCCGGCTGGGCTTTCGCCGCGCTGCCCGCGGTGCTCACCCTCTATTTTGCCACCTTCCTGCCGCAGATTGTCGGCGGCGAGACGGTGTGGATGGAGTACACCTGGGTGCCCGGGCTCGACGTCAACCTGTCCTTTTACGTGGACGGGCTGTCGCTGCTCTTCGCCCTGCTGATCTCGGGGATCGGCACCTTCGTCCTGCTCTACGCCAGCGATTACCTGGATGGCGACGAGCGTCAGCCGCGCTTCTACGTCCACATCCTCGCCTTCATGGCGTCGATGCTGGGCCTGGTGCTCTCCGATAACCTCATCACCCTGTTCATCTTCTGGGAGCTGACCAGCATTACCTCGTACATGCTGATCGGCTACGACAACGAGGATGCCAAGGCGCGGCGCTACGCCCTGCAGGGTCTGCTGGTGACCGTTGGCGGTGGCTTGGCGCTGCTCGCCGGTTTCATCATGCTGGGGATCGTCGGCGACACCTACACGATCTCCGAGCTCCTGAAGCAGGGCGATGTGATCCGCGAGCACGAGTGGTACGTGCCGCTGACCCTGCTGATCCTCCTCGGCGCCTTCACCAAGTCGGCCCAGGTGCCGTTCCACTTCTGGTTGCCGCGGGCCATGGCCGCGCCGACCCCGGTGTCGGCCTACCTGCACTCGGCCACCATGGTGAAGGCCGGCGTCTTCCTGCTGGCCAAGCTGCACCCGGCACTGGGTGACACCACGCTGTGGATGACGCTGCTGCCGCTGGTCGGCGCCATCACCATGTTCACCGGCGCCTACTTCGCCGTGCGCAGCACCGGGATCAAGGGGGTGCTGGCCAACTCCACGGTGATGGCCCTGGGTACGCTGACCATGCTCGCCGGTATCGGTACCGAGGGGGCGATGATCGCCTTCGGCGCCTTCCTGCTGGCGCACTCGCTCTACAAGGGCGCCCTGTTCCTGGTCGCCGGCGCCCTCGACCACGAGACCGGCACCAAGGACGTCCTCAAGATGGGCGGCCTGCGCCACGCCATGCCGAAGACGGCGGTGCTGGCCGCGGTCTCGGCCCTGTCACTGGCCGGCATCCCGCCGCTGTTCGGCTTCCTCGGCAAGGAGCTGATGCTTGAGTCGGTGCTGGCGGCGCCCTACCTCTCCGCGGTGCTGGCCCTGCTCGCCCTGGGCACCGCCGTGCTCGTGGTCATTGTCGCCGGCATCGTGGTCATCCGGCCGTTCTTCGGCGAGCGCACCGAGACCCCGAAGGAGCCCCACGAGGCGCCGCCGGGGATGCTCGCCGGGCCGGCGGTCCTCGGTGTCCTGAGCCTGCTCTTCGGGGTGTTCCCGTTCATTCCCGAGGGACTGATCGGTGCCGTGGCCTCATCGCTGGCCGGTGAGCAGATCTCGGTGAGCCTCTCGCTCTGGCACGGGGTCAATCTGCCGCTGGTCATGTCGCTGTTCGCCATTGCCGCCGGCGCCTTCCTGTTCACCCGCTGGGATCAGGTGCGCGAGGCGATGGCCCGGTACGACTGGCTCTATGAGCGCGGCCCGGAGGCCGGTTACTTTCGCACCCTCGACGCCCTGGTCTGGAGTGCGGACTGGCAGACCCGCGTGCTGCAGAACGGTTACCTGCGCCACTACATCACCACCACGGTGCTGACCACTGTACTTCTGGTCGGTTACACCCTCGCCACCCGCTACGACGGGGGCTTCGGCGCCGGCCTCGAGGTCTACTTCTACGAGTGGATCATCGCCGGTGTGCTGATCGCCTCGGTGCTCTTCGCCTGCGTGACCAACTCGCGGCTGGGGGCGGTGGCGTCGCTGGGCGTGATGGGCTTCACCGTGGCGCTGATTTTCATCCTGTTCAGCGCCCCGGATCTGGGCATCACGCAGATCCTGGTGGAGACCCTGACGGTGATCCTGCTGGTCCTGGTGCTCTTCCGGCTGCCCGGCTTCATGAACTTCTCCGCGCCGCAGCAGCGGGTGCGCGACGGCGTGGTGGCCGCGGTGATGGGCGTGCTGGTGACCTCGCTGCTGCTGATCACCATCGATGTCCAGTTCGCCGAGCCGATCTCGGCCTACCACCTGGATGAGAGTGTGCCGCTGGCCCACGGCCGCAACGTGGTCAACGTGATCCTGGTGGACTATCGGGCGCTGGACACCCTGGGCGAGATCTTCGTCGTCGCTCTGGCCGCCATCGGCGTCTACGCCATGGTCAAGTACCGGGTGACCGGTGAGAGCAGTCCCGCCGAGAAGGAGGACAACCAATGA
- a CDS encoding DUF1631 family protein — MSEADMTEHPPDNVVYLARTERGQGRAIPGRIERLRRHVEGRLVGSLRQGLHEAQERLHELAGGGEQGDAYRQDMQMVRLHRHDMEEVLRAGLEYRFAGLIDPAAVDPPPTPAHHSAAARILTDLRSRTAATTEPTTRALDAALPTVRVREPLNPLAAAQVADLLLRVQQRPPLAAPAQEVVLETLGDAVGRMLPDLHREAVAQLTGDGAADPAGPSAATSVADETRFAARAVRSRDRVEAARQRVSEEIERCLEGRRPPALIEQLIRDAWARLLLLIHLSDGADSENWVRHCAVMERLVWSVDTPPDATSRRRLVLEIPLLLHEVADGLREVLHDPFEVSKVLRALEAEYLNCLTRGDPGLAQFSARNDDTAAASHREGDVRRVAALPEGTWMEIGGAQGERLRVRLAGHTADGRLIFANRAGFKVLERSTEALAAAVADGQAKLLDDHELLNDGLSRVIRRLVERRAGHGE, encoded by the coding sequence ATGAGCGAAGCCGATATGACCGAGCACCCCCCGGACAATGTCGTCTACCTCGCCCGCACCGAACGCGGTCAGGGTCGGGCGATCCCCGGTCGGATCGAGCGGCTGCGCCGCCACGTCGAGGGCCGTCTGGTGGGATCGCTGCGTCAGGGCCTGCACGAGGCGCAGGAGCGGCTCCACGAGCTGGCCGGCGGCGGCGAGCAGGGTGACGCCTACCGCCAAGACATGCAGATGGTCCGACTGCACCGCCACGACATGGAAGAGGTCTTGCGCGCCGGTCTCGAGTACCGCTTCGCCGGGCTCATCGACCCGGCGGCCGTTGACCCGCCACCCACCCCGGCGCACCACAGCGCGGCGGCGCGCATTCTGACCGATCTGCGCAGCCGCACCGCAGCGACGACCGAGCCGACCACCCGCGCCCTGGACGCCGCCCTCCCCACGGTGCGCGTGCGCGAGCCGCTCAACCCGCTGGCCGCAGCGCAGGTGGCCGACCTGCTGCTGCGTGTCCAGCAACGCCCGCCGCTCGCCGCCCCGGCACAGGAGGTGGTGCTCGAAACGCTCGGGGACGCGGTGGGCCGCATGCTGCCGGATCTACACCGCGAGGCGGTGGCGCAGCTCACCGGCGACGGCGCGGCGGACCCCGCCGGGCCGTCGGCGGCGACCAGCGTCGCCGACGAGACCCGATTCGCAGCACGCGCCGTGCGCAGCCGCGACCGTGTGGAGGCGGCCCGGCAGCGGGTCAGCGAGGAGATCGAGCGCTGCCTGGAGGGGCGCCGGCCGCCGGCACTCATCGAGCAGCTGATCCGGGACGCCTGGGCACGGCTGCTGCTGCTGATCCACCTGAGCGACGGCGCGGACTCTGAGAACTGGGTCCGCCACTGCGCGGTGATGGAGCGCCTGGTCTGGAGCGTCGACACCCCGCCGGATGCCACCTCGCGCCGACGGCTGGTCCTGGAGATCCCCCTGCTCCTCCACGAGGTGGCCGACGGCCTGCGCGAGGTCCTCCATGACCCCTTCGAGGTCAGCAAGGTGCTCCGCGCCCTGGAGGCCGAGTACCTGAACTGCCTGACCCGCGGCGATCCGGGGCTGGCCCAATTCAGCGCCAGGAACGACGATACCGCCGCGGCGAGCCACCGCGAGGGGGACGTGCGCCGGGTGGCCGCCCTGCCCGAAGGGACCTGGATGGAGATCGGCGGGGCACAGGGCGAGCGCCTGCGCGTCCGGCTGGCCGGGCACACCGCCGATGGTCGGCTGATCTTCGCCAACCGGGCCGGCTTCAAGGTCCTCGAGCGCAGCACCGAGGCGCTCGCCGCGGCCGTGGCCGACGGGCAGGCCAAGCTGCTCGACGACCATGAGCTGCTCAACGACGGGCTCTCGCGGGTCATCCGCCGGCTCGTCGAGCGGCGTGCGGGGCACGGCGAATGA